One segment of Erigeron canadensis isolate Cc75 chromosome 2, C_canadensis_v1, whole genome shotgun sequence DNA contains the following:
- the LOC122587563 gene encoding seven transmembrane protein 1-like, producing the protein MGLFRSNLPRCPADQHCSQWAKNYMKYCPCARKDWISLILGLLSVVSWGVAEVPQIITNYKEKSSEGLAVGLLLTWILGDLFNVFGCLLEPATLPTQYYTAVLYLVTTLALASQAAYYGYTSKRQAHKRIIIQNHDNAQEALIGRQFPPASETKTMLCVVFTMTIFLCTYNIQVEKSSYLSLNSKTQHNGIVIQVGRKLLQASGSLLEGSDGIRSIGIGTFLGWGMATIYIGGRLPQIFLNIRRGNVQGLNPLMFIFALVGNSAYVYSILVSSMEWSKINPNLPWVVEATGCVMLDTFILIQFVYFRHRKDKGLDIKHEDLEP; encoded by the exons ATGGGGCTCTTCAGGAGCAATCTGCCAAGGTGCCCTGCGGATCAACATTGCTCACAATGGGCTAAGAattatatgaaatattgtccGTGCGCCAGGAAGGATTGGATTTCACTGATATTGGGATTACTCAGTGTTGTAAGTTGGGGTGTTGCTGAGGTACCGCAGATCATTACGAATTACAAAGAGAAATCATCTGAAGGACTTGCCGTAGGCCTCCTTTTGACCTGGATACTTGG GGATCTCTTCAACGTATTTGGTTGCTTGCTAGAACCAGCTACC CTTCCAACTCAGTACTATACGGCAGTG CTCTATTTGGTGACTACTTTAGCTCTCGCCTCCCAAGCAGCTTACTATGGTTACACGTCTAAGAGACAAGCCCATAAG AGAATAATCATCCAGAATCATGATAATGCTCAAGAAGCCTTGATTGGTAGACAATTCCCACCTGCTTCAGAAACCAAGACTATGTTATGTGTG GTTTTTACAATGACAATTTTCCTCTGTACGTACAATATTCAAGTTGAAAAGAGCAGTTACCTCAGTTTAAATTCAAAAACTCAGCATAACGGAATTGTGATTCAAGTAGGAAGAAAGCTTTTACAG GCAAGTGGCAGTTTACTGGAAGGTAGTGATGGCATCAGGAGTATTGGAATCGGAACCTTCCTTGGATGGGGAATGGCAACTATTTACATTGGTGGGCGTCTTCCACAAATCTTCCTAAAT ATCAGAAGGGGAAATGTTCAG GGTCTGAATCCACTAATGTTTATCTTTGCTCTTGTTGGGAACTCTGCATATG TCTACAGCATACTTGTGAGCAGCATGGAGTGGTCAAAAATAAATCCTAACCTTCCATGGGTGGTTGAAGCAACCGGATGTGTAATGCTTGATACTTTT ATTCTAATCCAGTTTGTCTACTTTCGCCATCGGAAGGACAAAGGTCTTGACATTAAGCATGAAGATTTGGAACCATGA